The Pyrus communis chromosome 5, drPyrComm1.1, whole genome shotgun sequence region tgtgtgtgtgtatataggtATACATACATATTggttatatatgtatatatgtgtttgtgtgtacatatatattttgATTATTGATCGATAGTATACATGTCTAACAGTACAGTTTTTGGTTTGCGCATGTGTCTCAGCTAAACAAAACCTCCATCATAGTAGATGCCTCCAAGTACATTGAAGAGCTAAAACAAAAGGTGGAAAGACTGAATCAAGATATTGTAAATGCACAAACTACTTCATCATCAAGTGACCAAACTTCGTTGCCTGTGGTACTTATACAAACTGAATTGACCCTTTTCCATATCGGGTGCtatgattaatattttattaatgtcCTTTTTAGCTGTATGCGTAGTAATATATAATgggatttttaatttgttataatTTGTATATGTCCTTATTTTTTCAGCAGGTTACAgtggaaaccctagaaaaaggATTTCTGATAAATGCGTTTTCTGAGAAGAGTTGCCCAGGTTTGCTTGTGTCCGTTCTGGAAGCTTTCGAAGACTTGGGTCTCAATGTGCTTGAAGCTAGGGTTTCCTGTGCAGACAGTTTCAGGTTACAGGCAGTTGGAGGAGAAGTAAGACAATTCAAtttctctctatatataaataGATACTATGGATTATatataaacttgttcatgacaGCAGCTATAAGGTAAATTCGCTTTAATATTGTATAGAATGAAGAGGAAGGTGAAAGCATTGACGCTCATGCAGTAAAGCAAGCAGTGGCAGTGGCTATAAAAAACTGGAGTGAAAATACCGAAAATGAGTAATCAAGATTCGGTTGCTATATATAGCTACCTAGGtatgtttgatgatgatgatcatcaGTTTTCGCTTTCTTGGATAATGA contains the following coding sequences:
- the LOC137735772 gene encoding transcription factor bHLH61-like isoform X2; translation: MVSREHKRAALYEKLQLLRSITNSHALNKTSIIVDASKYIEELKQKVERLNQDIVNAQTTSSSSDQTSLPVVTVETLEKGFLINAFSEKSCPGLLVSVLEAFEDLGLNVLEARVSCADSFRLQAVGGENEEEGESIDAHAVKQAVAVAIKNWSENTENE
- the LOC137735772 gene encoding transcription factor bHLH61-like isoform X1; the encoded protein is MVSREHKRAALYEKLQLLRSITNSHALNKTSIIVDASKYIEELKQKVERLNQDIVNAQTTSSSSDQTSLPVQVTVETLEKGFLINAFSEKSCPGLLVSVLEAFEDLGLNVLEARVSCADSFRLQAVGGENEEEGESIDAHAVKQAVAVAIKNWSENTENE